One genomic segment of Archangium lipolyticum includes these proteins:
- a CDS encoding M12 family metallopeptidase: MSRHHRFARLSMSASALSALLLGGCGLSHENEQAFPGKAGEVVTARVALPGLGFQTVTYEKIDGRAVLDGDILLDLREKPSRSGQSVGRTDTYSRWPGGTIPYVIDAGLPDSGRVTSAIRHWESKTSLRFKPRTTEADYVRFRPGSGCSSFVGRIGGEQTVDLASGCGLTAAIHEIGHAVGLWHEQSRADRDNHIIINWGNVQSGTEHNFQTYAQQGADGMDLGPYDYGSIMHYGAYAFSSNGQPTIVRRDGGGSLGNDVLSDGDTRGAESLYSPRARFRSGVAVNRCLDVSDGNPAQGTLMQIWECNGTAAQEWFLTVRGELRSTLAPNRCLDVSDAKTTWGTRVRIWECNGTAAQKWTISGEEVRSALGSNLCLDVSDAGTAMGTAVQIWDCNRSAAQKWTRF, translated from the coding sequence ATGAGCCGTCATCATCGATTCGCCCGTCTGTCCATGAGTGCTTCCGCGCTGAGCGCCCTGCTGCTGGGCGGCTGCGGTCTCTCCCATGAGAATGAGCAGGCCTTCCCCGGAAAGGCAGGTGAAGTGGTGACCGCCCGGGTGGCGTTGCCGGGACTCGGGTTCCAGACGGTCACCTACGAGAAGATCGACGGAAGGGCCGTACTGGATGGAGACATCCTGCTCGACCTGCGGGAGAAGCCGTCCCGAAGCGGCCAGTCCGTGGGCCGGACGGACACGTACTCGCGTTGGCCGGGGGGCACCATCCCCTACGTCATCGATGCGGGCCTGCCCGACAGCGGCCGGGTGACGTCCGCCATCCGCCACTGGGAATCCAAGACCTCCTTGCGCTTCAAGCCGCGCACGACGGAAGCGGACTACGTGCGGTTCCGGCCGGGTTCTGGCTGTAGCTCGTTCGTCGGCAGGATTGGGGGCGAGCAGACGGTGGACCTGGCCAGTGGATGCGGCCTGACCGCCGCGATCCATGAGATCGGGCATGCCGTGGGCCTCTGGCATGAGCAGAGCCGTGCCGACCGGGACAACCACATCATCATCAATTGGGGCAACGTCCAGTCCGGAACGGAGCACAACTTCCAGACCTACGCGCAGCAGGGAGCGGATGGCATGGACCTGGGCCCCTACGATTATGGCTCCATCATGCACTACGGCGCCTACGCCTTCTCCTCCAATGGCCAGCCGACCATCGTCCGCAGGGATGGGGGAGGGAGCCTCGGGAACGATGTGCTGTCCGATGGGGACACCCGTGGCGCGGAGTCGCTCTATAGTCCGCGCGCCCGCTTCCGCAGCGGGGTGGCCGTGAATCGCTGCCTGGACGTCTCCGACGGCAACCCGGCGCAGGGGACTCTCATGCAGATCTGGGAGTGCAACGGTACGGCCGCGCAGGAATGGTTCCTGACCGTCCGTGGGGAGCTGCGCAGCACCCTCGCTCCCAACCGCTGCCTGGATGTGTCCGACGCGAAAACGACGTGGGGCACTCGGGTCCGGATCTGGGAGTGCAACGGTACGGCCGCGCAGAAATGGACGATCAGCGGCGAAGAGGTGCGCAGCGCGCTGGGGAGCAATCTCTGCCTGGACGTGTCCGACGCGGGCACGGCCATGGGAACCGCGGTGCAGATCTGGGACTGCAACCGCTCGGCCGCCCAGAAGTGGACCCGGTTCTGA
- a CDS encoding nuclear transport factor 2 family protein produces the protein MSQLSAEQAKEELLSLMHAWTAAVGAKDHTWFERHADEGWRYTDYTGAQRGIREYLKLIQQVNRYTEEFRHFDVRLVAGTVALITGIYFARVDFQDTGRLEKLLAFSAVWEHRDGVWKALLHHTSEPK, from the coding sequence ATGTCGCAGCTCTCCGCCGAGCAGGCGAAAGAGGAGCTCCTGTCACTCATGCACGCGTGGACCGCGGCCGTGGGAGCCAAGGACCACACCTGGTTCGAGCGCCACGCAGATGAGGGCTGGCGGTACACCGACTACACCGGAGCGCAGCGAGGGATACGTGAGTATCTGAAGCTCATCCAGCAAGTGAACAGATACACTGAAGAGTTCCGGCACTTCGACGTCCGGCTCGTGGCCGGCACCGTCGCGCTCATCACAGGCATCTACTTCGCGCGCGTCGACTTCCAGGACACCGGACGCCTCGAGAAGCTCCTGGCCTTCAGCGCCGTCTGGGAGCATCGGGACGGCGTGTGGAAGGCGCTCCTACACCACACGTCGGAACCGAAGTAG
- a CDS encoding DoxX family protein — MGFLKPHAERIYALLRIMAGFMFTLHGLQKLFGLFGGVPAGAPPFIVYGAGSIEFVGGVLVALGLFAAPAAFISSGTMAVAYFIGHAIPKGNILPNVNQGELAALYCFVFLYIAAHGSGIWSVDAARRGSK; from the coding sequence ATGGGATTCCTGAAGCCCCACGCTGAACGCATCTACGCCCTGCTTCGAATCATGGCCGGATTCATGTTCACGCTACACGGACTGCAGAAGCTCTTCGGTCTGTTCGGCGGCGTGCCCGCCGGGGCTCCGCCGTTCATCGTCTACGGCGCGGGCTCGATCGAGTTCGTGGGCGGCGTGCTCGTCGCGCTCGGACTGTTCGCCGCTCCCGCGGCCTTCATCTCGAGCGGTACCATGGCGGTCGCCTACTTCATCGGGCACGCGATTCCCAAGGGCAACATCCTCCCGAACGTGAACCAGGGCGAGCTCGCCGCGCTCTACTGCTTCGTGTTCCTCTACATCGCCGCGCACGGCTCGGGAATCTGGAGTGTCGACGCCGCGCGCCGAGGCTCGAAGTAG
- a CDS encoding DUF1427 family protein, which yields MMQLMVGPVLALAIGAGCRLLDIPLPAPPKLQGALLVLAMTVGYLLGDHLLG from the coding sequence ATGATGCAGCTCATGGTCGGCCCTGTCCTGGCGTTGGCCATTGGTGCCGGCTGCCGCCTGCTCGACATTCCCTTGCCCGCCCCGCCGAAACTGCAAGGCGCGCTGCTGGTGCTGGCAATGACCGTCGGCTATCTGCTCGGCGATCATCTCCTGGGCTGA
- a CDS encoding DUF1427 family protein, giving the protein MSWKLGVGLLLGLVIGLGCRWLGIPVPAPPMLVGASLVVAMTSGYLLADNFIARHPANHRHDCGGPSGDTKETRT; this is encoded by the coding sequence TTGAGCTGGAAACTAGGTGTTGGCCTGCTGCTCGGTCTCGTCATCGGCTTGGGTTGCCGCTGGCTGGGCATTCCGGTACCCGCGCCGCCCATGCTGGTTGGTGCTTCACTCGTCGTCGCCATGACGAGCGGCTACCTGCTGGCCGACAATTTCATCGCGAGGCACCCTGCGAATCACCGCCACGACTGCGGCGGGCCCAGCGGTGATACCAAGGAGACGCGCACATGA
- a CDS encoding MFS transporter: MARIMPHTTLRLAAGCVTSGVHWDACAMPSETPAIGAWAPLRHPGFRALWLAVLTSNIGTWVQDVAASWFMSERTGSPLMVAAVQSATTLPVVAFALVAGTLADIVDRRRYLLGVQLWMLFVATLVALQAHAGRLDAWSLLGLTFALGTGAAMAMPAQAAITADLVPRPVLAPAVALSSIGMNIARSIGPALGGLIVARFGAAWAFSLNALSFLGVVFVLWRWRPEKSVSTLPTESFGGALRAGLRYAVQAGEFRSVLVKAACFFVFASALPAQLAIVVRQQLSAGAGTYGMLLGFIGAGAIGGAIALPKLRKRFDADRLVPAATLLYSLTMLALAGIRDLRLLCVAMLANGMSWITVLSSLQTAAHVSVPAWVRARALSLYIVVFSAGMAGGSLIWGTLAQHAGTEFALTVAAVSTVLAGVFSLRFRLSVAMARDTTPSAHWPQPAVAAEIDHARGPVLVTVEYLIEPADREEFLHHIHLLGGTRRRDGAVQWGVMEDAARPGRFLEYFIVDSWLEHLRQHERVTHEEQRLQDRIRALHRDAQPPSVRHFVGATPSNSHFVALENVP, from the coding sequence ATGGCAAGGATCATGCCGCACACCACCCTACGCCTGGCGGCGGGCTGCGTGACTTCTGGGGTGCATTGGGATGCTTGTGCTATGCCTTCTGAGACTCCGGCGATTGGCGCATGGGCACCGCTTCGCCATCCCGGGTTCCGTGCGCTATGGCTGGCGGTCCTGACCAGCAACATCGGAACCTGGGTCCAGGATGTCGCCGCCTCCTGGTTCATGTCGGAGCGGACAGGCTCACCGCTCATGGTCGCGGCAGTGCAGTCCGCGACGACGCTGCCGGTCGTGGCGTTCGCGCTCGTTGCCGGCACGCTGGCGGACATCGTTGACCGTCGGCGATACCTGCTCGGGGTGCAGCTGTGGATGCTCTTCGTGGCCACGCTGGTCGCCCTGCAGGCACATGCCGGCCGGCTCGATGCATGGTCACTGCTGGGTCTGACGTTCGCGCTCGGCACGGGCGCGGCGATGGCGATGCCCGCACAGGCCGCGATCACCGCCGACCTGGTCCCGCGCCCGGTGCTGGCACCGGCAGTGGCATTGAGCTCCATCGGTATGAATATCGCGCGATCCATCGGCCCCGCCCTGGGCGGGCTGATCGTGGCGCGATTCGGCGCGGCCTGGGCGTTCTCACTGAATGCGTTGTCGTTCCTGGGCGTGGTGTTCGTCCTGTGGCGGTGGAGGCCGGAGAAGTCCGTCTCGACCCTGCCCACCGAGTCTTTCGGCGGCGCACTGCGCGCGGGGTTGCGCTATGCGGTGCAGGCTGGCGAGTTCCGGTCGGTGCTGGTCAAGGCGGCCTGCTTCTTCGTGTTCGCCAGTGCTCTCCCCGCGCAGCTGGCGATCGTGGTTCGACAGCAGCTCTCCGCCGGGGCGGGCACTTATGGAATGTTGCTGGGGTTCATCGGGGCGGGTGCCATCGGTGGTGCCATCGCCTTGCCGAAGCTCCGCAAACGGTTCGATGCCGACAGGCTGGTGCCAGCGGCTACCTTGCTCTACTCCCTCACCATGCTGGCCCTGGCGGGCATCCGCGACCTGCGGCTCCTTTGCGTGGCGATGCTGGCCAACGGCATGTCGTGGATCACCGTGCTGTCATCGCTGCAGACAGCCGCGCATGTCTCGGTACCCGCCTGGGTACGTGCCCGGGCGCTGTCGCTCTACATCGTGGTCTTCTCAGCGGGAATGGCGGGTGGCAGCCTGATCTGGGGTACGCTCGCGCAGCATGCCGGCACCGAGTTCGCGCTGACAGTGGCGGCGGTATCGACGGTGCTCGCGGGGGTCTTCTCGCTGCGTTTCCGTCTGAGCGTGGCCATGGCGCGGGATACCACCCCGTCCGCACATTGGCCGCAGCCGGCCGTGGCCGCGGAGATCGACCATGCCCGTGGTCCGGTGCTCGTGACGGTGGAATACCTCATCGAGCCGGCGGATCGCGAGGAGTTCCTGCATCACATCCACCTGCTCGGAGGCACCCGCCGGCGAGACGGTGCGGTGCAGTGGGGTGTAATGGAAGACGCGGCGCGGCCGGGTCGCTTTCTCGAATATTTCATCGTCGATTCCTGGCTGGAGCACCTCCGCCAGCATGAGCGGGTCACCCACGAGGAGCAACGCTTGCAGGACAGGATTCGAGCCCTGCATCGCGACGCGCAGCCGCCGTCCGTGCGCCACTTCGTCGGTGCCACGCCATCAAACTCTCACTTCGTCGCGCTGGAGAACGTCCCTTGA
- a CDS encoding amidohydrolase — MADMIVRNARISTLDRDNPSATALAVAGGNLLAIADDATVMAHATAGTRIIDAGGRRLIPGLNDSHLHLIRGGLNYNLELRWDGVRTLADAMAMLEAQVARTPAPQWVRVVGGFSEHQFAEKRLPTLRELNEAAPETPVFILHLYDRALLNRAALRAVGYTKDSPDPPGGRLERDQAGNPTGLLLAKPNALILYATLAMGPKLPPEFQLNSTRHFMRELNRLGITSVIDAGGGFQNYPEDYEIIQKLHADGELTVRIAYNLFTQKKGGELADFDKWSRMLKPLQGDGMLRHNGAGEMLVFSAADFEDFREPRPELPQGMEGELEDVVRLLAQRRWPFRIHATYDESISRVLDVYEKVNREVPFDGLHWFIDHAETISERNIERVRALRGGIAIQHRMAYQGEYFAELYGSVATRNTPPVRKMLDAGVPVGAGTDATRVASYNPWVALYWLVTGRTVGGLSMYGDDNRLEREDALRLYTHGSAWFSHEQDRKGLLKVGQYADFALLSSDFLRVPEEAIKDITSVLTVVGGKVVHGSDDFGPLAPALPRPMPDWSPVNRFGGYQGGTQAQARAVFAQAQRHSHSHGTSCAVHGYGKDHAAHHPTPGGGLRDFWGALGCLCYAF; from the coding sequence ATGGCCGACATGATCGTCAGAAACGCCCGGATCTCCACCCTGGACCGGGACAACCCATCGGCGACGGCGTTGGCCGTCGCCGGTGGCAACCTGCTGGCAATCGCCGACGATGCCACGGTGATGGCACATGCCACCGCCGGGACCCGGATCATCGATGCCGGAGGCCGGCGCCTGATCCCCGGCCTCAATGACAGCCACCTCCATCTGATTCGCGGTGGCCTGAACTACAACCTGGAGCTGCGCTGGGACGGCGTGCGCACGCTGGCTGACGCGATGGCGATGCTCGAGGCGCAGGTGGCACGGACACCGGCGCCGCAGTGGGTGCGTGTGGTGGGTGGCTTCAGCGAACACCAGTTCGCCGAGAAGCGGCTGCCGACGCTGCGGGAGCTCAACGAGGCCGCGCCGGAGACCCCGGTCTTCATCCTGCATCTGTACGACCGAGCACTCCTCAACCGCGCCGCATTGCGCGCTGTCGGCTACACCAAGGACAGTCCTGATCCGCCCGGTGGACGGCTCGAGCGAGACCAGGCCGGCAATCCCACCGGCCTGCTGCTGGCCAAACCCAATGCGCTGATCCTGTACGCGACGTTGGCGATGGGACCGAAGCTGCCGCCGGAGTTCCAGCTCAACTCCACCCGCCATTTCATGCGCGAGCTGAACCGGCTGGGCATCACCTCGGTGATCGATGCCGGCGGAGGCTTCCAGAACTACCCGGAAGACTACGAGATCATCCAGAAGCTGCATGCCGACGGCGAGCTGACGGTGCGCATCGCCTACAACCTGTTTACCCAGAAGAAGGGTGGGGAGCTCGCGGATTTCGACAAGTGGTCGCGGATGCTGAAGCCGCTCCAGGGCGACGGCATGCTGCGCCACAACGGCGCTGGCGAGATGCTGGTCTTCTCGGCGGCGGACTTCGAGGATTTTCGTGAACCGCGCCCGGAGCTGCCACAGGGCATGGAGGGCGAGCTGGAAGACGTGGTCCGCCTGCTGGCGCAACGCCGCTGGCCCTTCCGCATCCATGCCACCTACGACGAGAGCATCAGCCGCGTGCTCGATGTCTACGAGAAGGTGAACCGCGAGGTGCCGTTCGACGGGCTGCACTGGTTCATCGATCACGCCGAGACCATCTCCGAGCGCAATATCGAACGCGTGCGCGCCCTGCGGGGCGGTATCGCCATCCAGCATCGCATGGCGTACCAGGGCGAGTACTTCGCGGAGCTCTACGGCAGTGTGGCGACCCGGAACACGCCGCCGGTGCGCAAGATGCTGGATGCGGGTGTGCCGGTCGGCGCCGGCACCGATGCCACGCGCGTGGCCAGCTACAACCCGTGGGTGGCGTTGTACTGGCTGGTTACCGGCCGCACGGTGGGGGGTCTGTCGATGTATGGCGACGACAACCGGCTGGAACGAGAAGACGCGCTGCGCCTGTATACGCACGGCAGCGCGTGGTTCTCCCATGAGCAGGATCGCAAGGGCCTCCTCAAGGTTGGCCAATATGCCGATTTCGCACTGCTGTCCTCGGACTTCCTCCGCGTGCCGGAAGAAGCCATCAAGGACATCACCAGCGTGTTGACCGTGGTGGGCGGTAAGGTGGTGCACGGCAGTGATGACTTCGGCCCGCTCGCCCCCGCGTTGCCCAGGCCCATGCCGGACTGGTCGCCGGTGAACCGGTTCGGTGGCTACCAGGGTGGCACCCAGGCGCAGGCCCGTGCCGTGTTCGCTCAGGCGCAACGGCATTCGCACTCACACGGAACGTCGTGTGCCGTGCATGGTTATGGCAAGGATCATGCCGCACACCACCCTACGCCTGGCGGCGGGCTGCGTGACTTCTGGGGTGCATTGGGATGCTTGTGCTATGCCTTCTGA
- a CDS encoding hydrolase, with translation MTPKATPVPGKGLLSPTDHALILIDHQSQMTFATHSIDISQLRNNTALISKAAAGFRVPTLLTTVAEKSFSGPLFPEITEAFPGAKVYDRTSMNAWEDRQVIAQINAFEKERLVFAGLWTGVCIVGPVLSALDQGFKPYVITDACGDVSDEAHERAVSRMIQAGAVPMTSLQYLLELQRDWAREATYGLTTGIAKTHGGGYGIGIQYAKAMFGASEGGH, from the coding sequence ATGACGCCCAAAGCCACCCCCGTGCCTGGAAAGGGCCTTCTGTCGCCCACCGACCATGCCCTGATCCTGATCGATCACCAATCGCAGATGACCTTCGCGACGCATTCGATCGACATCTCGCAGCTGCGCAACAACACCGCGTTGATCTCCAAGGCCGCCGCCGGCTTCCGCGTGCCGACCCTGCTGACCACGGTCGCGGAGAAGAGCTTCTCGGGACCGTTGTTCCCGGAGATCACCGAGGCGTTTCCTGGCGCGAAGGTCTACGACCGCACCTCCATGAATGCCTGGGAAGATCGGCAGGTGATCGCCCAGATCAACGCGTTCGAGAAGGAGCGGCTGGTGTTCGCGGGGCTGTGGACGGGCGTGTGCATCGTCGGCCCCGTTCTGTCGGCGCTCGACCAGGGCTTCAAGCCGTACGTCATCACCGATGCCTGCGGCGATGTGTCCGATGAGGCTCACGAGCGCGCGGTGAGCCGGATGATCCAGGCCGGTGCGGTTCCGATGACCAGCCTGCAGTACCTGCTCGAGCTGCAGCGCGACTGGGCTCGCGAGGCCACGTATGGCCTGACCACCGGCATCGCCAAGACCCACGGCGGCGGCTACGGAATCGGCATTCAGTACGCCAAGGCGATGTTCGGCGCATCCGAAGGCGGTCACTGA
- a CDS encoding secreted glycosyl hydrolase produces MLRPILVPICACLLLAACSDKPDESPVPPVPPVPRGATVPWDEYEAEAGISSGGATLEQTTSGPWLEGTLSGEASGRKAVTLHGPTDAVEWTSRVKANSVLVRYSVPDEKEAHLDVYVNDAKVATLTVNSDFAWLYTGPNNTGTHNALPRQQVDELPQNPSTNDENFGLRLPWSTAHHIYDEAHVLLATDGRETIDKGDVVKIVSPDASAELPVTIDFMDLELVPEPLSAPADYVVVSEFTEAAVVRALQDAVDGGKPGIFLPPGDYVMSHVNPAIPKVYVPAGLTVQGAGMWYTRFVPPPPQQVGYNYEFGFRLNGDNITFQDFAIFGTWRNRAARYNKDAAALGNWPWDSHDGIGRAFDRYMHNNAVFKRLWIERMIVGGWVEGGNNLLWQDCRFRNTLADGINFCNGTTHSRIVNCTARNNGDDAFAMWSAITWDKSPIKDTPWVHQPEGPNQGNVIERCTAGLIWRAAGFAVYGGHDNVIKDSVVYDTLRYPGITVDNEFAPQHEFSGRTTLQNMTVERCGGSMWWDDDGVQGDETARRKWGAVWLFAANPYSPAEPYSPIRFQGIRFKDIDIIDPVHYGVLVQTTQGQRIEDTEFDGIHIVMNQSGDIGMVANDSHKAPPSPFSGKIATTGSITIKNSSITGPRANSGNLFSKDEVSTETFLFKDGGGNMWTGDR; encoded by the coding sequence ATGCTTCGTCCGATCCTCGTGCCTATCTGCGCGTGCCTTCTGCTCGCTGCTTGCAGCGACAAGCCTGACGAATCCCCCGTCCCCCCCGTCCCCCCCGTCCCCCGCGGCGCCACCGTTCCCTGGGACGAGTACGAGGCCGAGGCGGGCATTTCCTCCGGTGGCGCCACGCTCGAGCAGACCACCAGTGGCCCGTGGCTGGAAGGCACGCTCTCCGGCGAGGCCTCGGGCCGCAAGGCGGTGACACTGCATGGCCCCACCGACGCGGTCGAGTGGACGAGCCGCGTGAAGGCCAACTCTGTCTTGGTGCGCTACAGCGTGCCGGACGAGAAAGAGGCCCATTTGGATGTATACGTGAATGACGCGAAGGTCGCCACGCTCACAGTGAACTCGGATTTCGCCTGGCTCTACACCGGCCCGAACAACACCGGGACGCACAACGCCTTGCCGCGCCAGCAGGTGGACGAGCTCCCCCAGAACCCGAGCACCAACGACGAGAATTTTGGCCTGCGGCTGCCTTGGAGCACCGCGCACCACATCTACGACGAGGCGCACGTGCTGCTGGCGACCGACGGCAGGGAAACCATCGACAAAGGCGATGTGGTGAAGATCGTCTCGCCGGATGCCTCCGCGGAACTCCCCGTCACCATCGACTTCATGGACCTCGAGCTCGTGCCGGAGCCCCTCTCCGCCCCGGCGGACTACGTCGTCGTGAGCGAATTCACCGAGGCAGCGGTGGTGCGAGCCCTTCAGGACGCCGTGGACGGCGGCAAACCTGGCATCTTCCTCCCGCCTGGCGATTACGTGATGTCGCACGTGAACCCGGCGATCCCCAAGGTCTACGTTCCCGCCGGCCTGACCGTCCAGGGCGCCGGCATGTGGTACACGCGATTCGTACCCCCTCCCCCGCAGCAGGTTGGCTACAACTACGAGTTCGGGTTCCGTCTGAACGGCGACAACATCACCTTCCAGGACTTCGCGATCTTTGGAACCTGGCGCAACCGGGCGGCCCGCTACAACAAGGACGCGGCCGCTCTCGGCAACTGGCCGTGGGACAGCCATGACGGGATCGGGCGCGCCTTCGATCGCTACATGCACAACAACGCGGTCTTCAAGCGGCTCTGGATCGAGCGGATGATCGTGGGTGGTTGGGTAGAGGGCGGCAACAACCTGCTGTGGCAGGACTGCCGGTTCCGCAACACCCTGGCGGACGGCATCAACTTCTGCAACGGAACCACCCACTCGCGGATCGTGAACTGCACGGCGCGAAACAACGGCGACGATGCCTTCGCCATGTGGTCCGCCATTACCTGGGACAAGTCCCCCATCAAAGACACGCCCTGGGTTCACCAGCCCGAGGGCCCCAACCAGGGCAACGTCATTGAGCGCTGCACCGCGGGCCTGATCTGGCGGGCAGCCGGTTTCGCGGTCTACGGCGGCCACGACAACGTGATCAAGGACTCGGTTGTCTACGACACCCTGCGCTATCCGGGCATTACCGTGGATAACGAGTTCGCGCCCCAGCACGAGTTCTCCGGGCGCACCACCCTTCAGAACATGACGGTTGAGCGCTGCGGAGGCAGCATGTGGTGGGATGACGACGGAGTGCAGGGAGACGAAACCGCGCGGCGGAAGTGGGGCGCGGTCTGGTTGTTTGCCGCCAACCCGTACTCTCCGGCCGAGCCGTACTCCCCCATCCGCTTTCAGGGCATTCGTTTCAAAGACATCGATATCATCGACCCCGTTCATTACGGGGTACTGGTTCAGACCACGCAGGGACAGCGGATCGAGGACACCGAGTTCGACGGCATCCATATCGTCATGAACCAATCAGGCGATATTGGCATGGTGGCCAACGACTCGCACAAGGCACCGCCCAGCCCCTTCAGCGGGAAGATCGCCACCACGGGTTCGATCACAATCAAGAACTCGAGCATCACCGGCCCCCGGGCAAACTCCGGAAACCTGTTCTCGAAAGACGAGGTCTCAACCGAGACGTTCTTGTTCAAGGACGGCGGCGGGAACATGTGGACGGGCGATCGGTAG
- a CDS encoding rhomboid family intramembrane serine protease encodes MQQVELRGDDEHSSMHPLELEEEIRRGRVLGSAEIRYAPWTGTEFARIETIPALAGALDAPAARAAARLAKAPFPWATVLLCVLLLVAFGMQLRLSLQGVDPARVGAIGFEPTLLEAAWWSAWTAPWLHGNVLHLISNLPILAYSCFRVERVLGMTGLPLVLLGASLGAALLIVPFSDLPVVGSSVLAYGAWGAQLGLGIRLGDAIPRGQRSAYGWRSYILFALFLLTGFSVPNVSVLGHVGGYLGGLAVSLWTPAETMAPRTGRALTRLRMLGACLVLLALPAGLARWLASSPTLLCSLDRSAGDPKEGLELSICWRMANHRGTFVGLDAWQPGPSSGSGVFTASHLLRQPDQLDPELLQYDWERRLRGSVTRTEVPALQEGWRAWTFTGQGRRVFEQARVEGTRIYRIGWYAENTVAPPRQAFYEAVLKTVRLSEPAELKIRREAWSKLQDSPQRTFEYGEALQESGHYEEALALFARLETREDGWEWESTRARFRICSTHPRLAACGGPWREDWLKKAMQEDTGIRVPAIQWLVAEGRCPEAQKQAQRLERVPEVDPDELKQALSACDVP; translated from the coding sequence ATGCAACAGGTCGAGCTGAGAGGCGATGACGAGCACTCCTCCATGCATCCGTTGGAGCTGGAGGAGGAAATCCGGCGAGGACGGGTGCTCGGCTCGGCCGAGATCCGCTACGCGCCCTGGACGGGGACGGAGTTCGCCCGTATCGAGACGATCCCGGCGTTGGCCGGCGCCTTGGATGCGCCAGCGGCCCGGGCGGCGGCGCGCCTGGCGAAGGCGCCCTTTCCGTGGGCCACCGTGCTGCTGTGCGTGCTGCTGCTCGTGGCCTTCGGCATGCAGCTCCGGCTCAGCCTGCAGGGGGTGGATCCCGCGCGGGTGGGGGCTATCGGATTCGAGCCGACCCTCCTCGAGGCGGCCTGGTGGAGCGCATGGACGGCGCCCTGGCTCCACGGCAATGTCTTGCACCTGATATCCAACCTGCCAATCCTGGCCTACAGCTGCTTCCGGGTGGAGCGTGTGCTGGGAATGACGGGCCTTCCGTTGGTTCTGCTCGGGGCCAGCCTGGGGGCCGCGCTGCTCATCGTACCGTTCTCGGATCTGCCGGTCGTGGGCTCGTCGGTGCTGGCCTATGGAGCCTGGGGCGCGCAGCTGGGCCTGGGGATTCGCCTGGGGGATGCCATTCCGCGCGGGCAGCGCAGCGCCTACGGGTGGCGTTCGTACATCCTGTTCGCTCTCTTCCTGCTGACCGGCTTCTCGGTACCGAACGTCTCGGTGCTGGGCCACGTGGGTGGCTACCTCGGGGGCCTGGCCGTGTCGCTGTGGACCCCCGCGGAGACGATGGCGCCTCGCACGGGACGGGCCCTCACGCGGCTGCGCATGCTGGGCGCCTGTCTGGTCCTGCTGGCGCTCCCGGCGGGACTGGCGCGGTGGCTGGCCTCCTCGCCGACGCTGCTCTGCTCGCTCGACCGGAGCGCCGGAGACCCCAAGGAGGGCCTGGAGCTGTCGATCTGCTGGCGCATGGCCAACCACCGGGGCACGTTCGTGGGGCTCGATGCGTGGCAGCCGGGACCGAGCTCCGGCAGCGGCGTCTTCACGGCCTCCCACCTGCTCCGGCAGCCGGATCAACTGGACCCCGAGCTGCTGCAGTACGACTGGGAGCGGCGCCTGCGAGGCTCCGTCACCCGGACCGAGGTCCCGGCCCTTCAGGAGGGCTGGCGGGCCTGGACGTTCACCGGGCAGGGCCGCAGGGTCTTCGAGCAGGCCCGCGTGGAGGGAACGCGTATCTACCGGATTGGCTGGTACGCGGAGAACACCGTGGCGCCGCCCCGTCAGGCGTTCTACGAGGCCGTGCTGAAGACGGTGCGGCTGTCGGAGCCGGCGGAGCTGAAGATCCGGCGGGAAGCCTGGTCGAAGCTCCAGGACTCTCCCCAGCGCACCTTCGAGTATGGCGAGGCCTTGCAGGAGTCCGGGCACTACGAGGAAGCCCTGGCGCTCTTCGCGCGGTTGGAGACCCGCGAGGACGGCTGGGAGTGGGAGTCCACCCGGGCCCGCTTCCGGATTTGCTCCACGCATCCTCGGCTGGCGGCCTGCGGAGGCCCCTGGCGCGAGGACTGGCTGAAGAAGGCGATGCAGGAGGATACCGGGATCCGCGTGCCGGCCATCCAGTGGCTGGTGGCCGAGGGCCGCTGTCCCGAGGCCCAGAAGCAGGCCCAACGGCTGGAACGCGTACCCGAGGTGGATCCCGATGAGCTCAAGCAAGCGCTGAGCGCCTGTGACGTGCCGTGA